In one Diprion similis isolate iyDipSimi1 chromosome 6, iyDipSimi1.1, whole genome shotgun sequence genomic region, the following are encoded:
- the LOC124407696 gene encoding esterase E4-like, with protein sequence MRDYQRSEFTCLFENYETFCTIVEYRKRNRKLGNHLSTIRETANNIRMVIQSHFSLGLYFLVLFSLSSHISICDSAPAGNTDVFENSAHPVVRVLQGEVQGVNMVTRRNRIFFGFKGIPFAQPPIGNLRFKGPVPAEAWNGTLDGSVDSPPCPQLDGTVFIGDEDCLYLNVYTPQLPTSDNSTLLPVMLFAYGGGYKTGTNNPKRWGPQFILDKDVVLVVPSYRMGPLGYLSTGDEVSPGNYGLKDLVRALEWTRDNIRYFGGDPNRVTVHGGSSGAGCVHLLTMSNLTNGLFHRYILQSGNALGFQFPRSRTESANSAATLGEHLGCPTNTSAALVNCLRTLKASQLVDTTSVFTKWFVFPYIIWGPSIEPEIEGAFITDTPRNLYARGMIRDLPSIIQVVRDEGIVFGALFLDKQDLLEEFLNKIDIVLPHVLQYEHQIDNLTVFADAIKSYYFYNLTADPNIILNNFTSLMGDGCFSYFSHKAVQEKALHTKSPQYFGLFNYRGTVSYSYFFSGGDTVNMGVAHGDELLYLLPGPKSQFGPPGYAFSEADWKMVDTMVQLWTSFATTGTPTTLDGTPTWLPYSRSLDNYLQIGDNSDTTLRMKYGYSVDRFRFWDQLLAAVNLH encoded by the exons ATGAGGGATTACCAGAGGTCGGAGTTCACAtgcttgtttgaaaattacgaAACATTTTGTACTATAGTTGAATATAGAAAGCGAAATCGCAAGCTTGGGAATCATTTATCGACAATTCGTGAAACCGCAAACAATATTAGGATGGTTATACAATCGCATTTTAGCCTCGGCCTCTACTTCTTGGTATTATTTTCACTAAGCAGCCATATAAGTATTTGTGACAGTGCCCCGGCTGGAAATACGGATGTTTTTGAGAATTCGGCTCACCCAGTAGTTCGTGTACTTCAAGGAGAAGTTCAAGGTGTAAATATGGTCACGCGCCGCAACCGGATATTCTTCGGCTTTAAAGGAATCCCATTCGCACAACCGCCGATTGGAAATCTCAG ATTCAAGGGACCCGTACCGGCAGAAGCGTGGAATGGAACTTTAGATGGTAGCGTCGATTCCCCCCCATGTCCTCAGCTGGATGGTACAGTGTTCATCGGAGATGAGGACTGTCTCTATCTCAATGTGTATACACCGCAA CTTCCTACCAGTGATAACTCCACGTTACTACCAGTAATGCTGTTTGCCTATGGCGGCGGATACAAAACAGGAACGAATAATCCAAAACGATGGGGACCTCAATTCATCCTTGACAAAGATGTCGTTCTGGTAGTTCCTAGCTATCGTATGGGTCCTTTAGGATATCTCAGTACTGGAGATGAAGTGTCACCTGGAAATTACGGTCTTAAAGACTTAGTTCGAGCTTTAGAATGGACTCGAGACAACATTCGCTATTTTGGCGGTGATCCGAATCGAGTCACTGTTCATGGAGGAAGTTCAGGGGCCGGGTGCGTTCATCTCTTGACGATGTCGAATTTGACGAATG GACTTTttcatagatatatattacaaAGTGGAAACGCGCTCGGGTTTCAATTTCCACGTTCGAGAACGGAGAGTGCAAATTCTGCTGCTACGCTTGGTGAACATCTTGGCTGCCCGACTAATACCTCTGCTGCCCTTGTTAACTGTTTGAGAACTTTGAAGGCGTCGCAACTTGTCGATACGACGTCTGTGTTCACCAAGTGGTTCGTGTTTCCGTATATCATATGGGGTCCGAGTATTGAACCGGAAATAGAAGGAGCATTTATAACGGATACTCCAAGGAACCTGTATGCTCGCGGAATGATCCGTGATCTGCCGTCAATAATCCAGGTTGTTCGCGACGAAGGAATTGTCTTCGGTGCCT TATTTCTCGACAAACAAGACTTGctcgaagaatttttgaacaagATCGATATTGTTCTACCTCACGTCTTACAATATGAGCATCAGATTGACAATCTGACGGTCTTCGCTGATGCCATTAAGTCATACTACTTTTACAATTTGACCGCTGATCCAAACATA atattaaataatttcacgtCACTCATGGGTGATGGTTGCTTCTCATATTTTTCGCACAAAGCTGTTCAGGAGAAAGCGCTCCATACAAAGAGCCCCCAGTATTTTGGCTTATTCAACTACCGGGGTACAGTTAGTTACAGCTATTTCTTCAGCGGAGGGGATACTGTGAATATGGGTGTCGCACACGGTGATGAGCTTCTCTACCTTCTTCCGGGACCGAAGTCTCAGTTTGGACCTCCAGGCTACGCATTTAGTGAGGCCGATTGGAAAATGGTGGACACGATGGTCCAATTGTGGACCTCCTTTGCAACTACTGG AACACCAACAACTTTGGATGGCACTCCAACGTGGTTACCATATTCACGTTCACTAGATAATTACCTCCAAATAGGAGATAATTCTGACACAACTCTTCGAATGAAGTATGGATATTCCGTTGACCGATTTAGATTTTGGGACCAACTGTTAGCCGCTGTAAACTTGCACTAG
- the LOC124407700 gene encoding dnaJ homolog subfamily C member 30, mitochondrial-like, whose product MPTMSSMGYPRVCINLLTGKLQFSTSSLSFKNHYDSLGLSPKATQNDIKSAYYKLTMIYHPDKNKSEEAKHKFRKITDAYEILGSYKSRKMYDRGIRPVSGSRRMEDRDPEEVKKEDAQTRFYKSRLNRSKIVSSDGRTPIYNFDEWAKAHYGELFTQTSERRENSKRLQREKEDELLRSQQTAIGMPIILLVLFTFASVYTYRDSTSYDVNRVSRDTNDTHASSSSGINGNTNRPPNI is encoded by the coding sequence ATGCCAACAATGTCATCGATGGGTTATCCGAGAGTTTGCATAAACTTATTAACAGGCAAACTTCAATTCAGCACTAGTTCATTatcgtttaaaaatcattacgATTCATTAGGCCTGTCTCCAAAGGCTACGCAAAATGACATCAAGAGTGCTTACTACAAATTAACCATGATTTACCATccagacaaaaataaaagcgAGGAAGCAAAACACAAGTTTCGCAAAATCACAGACGCATATGAAATATTGGGAAGTTACAAATCGCGAAAAATGTATGACCGTGGAATCAGACCTGTTTCTGGCTCCAGACGCATGGAAGACAGAGATCCagaagaggtgaaaaaagaagatgcCCAAACTCGGTTTTACAAGTCTAGGTTGAACAGGAGCAAAATTGTCAGTTCCGACGGTCGCACTCCGATATACAACTTTGATGAATGGGCTAAGGCACATTATGGTGAATTATTTACTCAAACTTCTGAACGAAGAGAAAACAGTAAGCGTTTGCAAAGGGAGAAAGAGGACGAACTTCTACGATCGCAACAGACCGCAATTGGCATGCCGATTATTCTTCTAGTTCTGTTTACCTTTGCATCTGTCTATACTTATCGGGATAGCACAAGTTATGATGTAAACCGAGTCAGCCGTGATACAAACGATACACATGCTTCTTCGTCATCAGGAATCAATGGTAATACAAATCGCCCTCCCAATATCTGA
- the LOC124407145 gene encoding esterase E4-like: protein MRETANNRMVIQSNFSLRLYVLVLFSLSSYISICDSAPAGNTDVVENSTRPEVHILQGKIQGVNMVTRRNRIFFVFKGIPFAQPPIGNLRFKGPVPAEAWNGTLDGSVDSPPCPQLDGTVFIGDEDCLYLNVYTPQLPTSDNSTLLPVMLFAYGGGYKTGTNNPKRWGPQFILDKDVVLVVPSYRMGPLGYLSTGDEVSPGNYGLKDLVRALEWTRDNIRYFGGDPNRVTVHGGSSGAGCVHLLTMSNLTNGLFHRYILQSGNALGFLFPHSRTESANSAATLGEHLGCPTNTSAALVNCLRTFNASQLVDTTSVFTKWFIFPYVIWGPSIEPEIEGAFITDTPRNLYARGMIRDLPSIIEVVRDEGIVFGALFLDKQDLLKEFVNKIDIVLPHVLQHEHQIDNLTVFADAIKSYYFNNLTADQNIIFNNFTLFLGDSFLSYFSHKVVQEKALHTKSPQYFCSFNYRGTVSYTYFFSGGDTVNMGVAHGDELLYLLPGPKSQFGPSGYEFSEADWKMVDTMVQLWTSFATTGTPTTLDGTPAWSPYSRSLDNYLQIGDNSDTTLRMKYGYSVDRFRFWDQLLAAVNLH, encoded by the exons ATGCGTGAGACTGCAAACAACAGGATGGTTATACAATCAAATTTTAGCCTCAGACTCTACGTCTTGGTACTATTTTCACTAAGCAGTTATATAAGTATTTGTGACAGTGCCCCGGCTGGAAATACGGATGTTGTTGAGAATTCGACTCGCCCAGAAGTCCATATACTTCAAGGAAAAATTCAAGGTGTAAATATGGTCACGCGCCGCAACCGGATATTCTTCGTCTTTAAAGGAATCCCATTCGCACAACCGCCGATTGGAAATCTCAG ATTCAAGGGACCCGTACCGGCAGAAGCGTGGAATGGAACTTTAGATGGTAGCGTCGATTCCCCCCCATGTCCTCAGCTGGATGGTACAGTGTTCATCGGAGATGAGGACTGTCTCTATCTCAATGTGTATACACCGCAA CTTCCTACCAGTGATAACTCCACGTTACTACCAGTAATGCTGTTTGCCTATGGCGGCGGATACAAAACAGGAACGAATAATCCAAAACGATGGGGACCTCAATTCATCCTTGACAAAGATGTCGTTCTGGTAGTTCCTAGCTATCGTATGGGTCCTTTAGGATATCTCAGTACTGGAGATGAAGTGTCACCTGGAAATTACGGTCTTAAAGACTTAGTTCGAGCTTTAGAATGGACTCGAGACAACATTCGCTATTTTGGCGGTGATCCGAATCGAGTCACTGTTCATGGAGGAAGTTCAGGGGCCGGGTGCGTTCATCTCTTGACGATGTCGAATTTGACGAATG gACTTTTTCATAGATATATACTACAAAGTGGAAACGCGCTAGGGTTCCTATTTCCACATTCGAGAACGGAGAGTGCAAATTCTGCTGCTACGCTTGGTGAACATCTTGGCTGCCCGACTAATACCTCTGCTGCCCTTGTTAACTGTTTGAGAACTTTTAACGCGTCGCAACTTGTCGATACGACGTCTGTGTTCACCAAGTGGTTCATATTTCCGTATGTCATATGGGGTCCGAGTATCGAACCGGAAATAGAAGGAGCATTTATAACGGATACTCCAAGGAACCTGTATGCTCGCGGAATGATCCGTGATCTGCCGTCGATAATCGAGGTTGTTCGCGACGAAGGAATTGTCTTCGGTGCCT TATTTCTCGACAAACAAGACTTGCTCAAAGAATTCGTGAACAAGATTGATATTGTTCTACCTCACGTCTTACAACATGAGCATCAGATTGACAATCTGACGGTCTTCGCTGATGCCATTAAGTCATACTACTTTAACAATTTGACCGCTGATCAAAACATA atatttaataattttacactATTCCTGGGTGATAGTTTCCTCTCATATTTTTCGCACAAAGTTGTTCAGGAAAAAGCGCTTCATACAAAGAGCCCCCAGTATTTTTGCTCATTCAACTACCGGGGTACAGTTAGTTACACCTATTTCTTCAGCGGAGGGGATACTGTGAATATGGGTGTCGCACACGGTGATGAGCTTCTCTACCTTCTTCCGGGACCGAAGTCTCAGTTTGGACCTTCAGGCTACGAATTTAGTGAGGCCGATTGGAAAATGGTGGACACGATGGTCCAATTGTGGACCTCCTTTGCAACTACTGG AACACCAACAACTTTGGATGGCACTCCAGCGTGGTCACCATATTCACGTTCACTAGATAATTACCTCCAAATAGGAGATAATTCTGACACAACTCTTCGAATGAAGTATGGATATTCCGTTGACCGATTTCGATTTTGGGACCAACTGTTAGCCGCTGTAAACTTGCACTAG
- the LOC124406597 gene encoding NFX1-type zinc finger-containing protein 1-like → MRRSNDGDNWRNRNGSSEQKSNGDTEGGFQRHFHSRSKYGTKPSPQYEVYSRSPNHGYSNRSGYNLQGTNSFTRPRYHRYNSSYTPSGNTSTWGGRIETTCNVQYFNFTQLEQLDKMTSDKVIIMLMKQRTEFEQFLNSTFTPDALVVTLRVLRNLCRGNFTENVTGILSRACSETFLKSLESYLMSLPFEIESAAKKSNKIYWEDRNGFWKNLIEIFQTMLDLLPSKARDELPGILNKMNIIITSIENNQDYVIDKNIKTAALDMSNKLQSQLQTFEMKSAICAKESEKLEENPPEDFRSLSIIPTIKDLFDSHPFIRINKVTEAYNSVEHYLDVHFRLLREDFVRPLRNGIEEYLNDFNQRQNKNLRIYKRVRFVVPERDDYGDVHDGVEIFFGIKSHVNWRDSKRLMFGGLLCLSKDNFNTILFATISNRDERNLAQGILTIKPCNGTEITSEIYNHDFVMLEPKLYFEPYFRVLNAMLHMDETNFPMRNYLVDADTSTFRPRYINLAYLRFGEIIFRYKGIGLPVASDQTWPSAQKLNLDEMQYKAFKSALTQEFALIQGPPGTGKTFLALQIIRTMLENREYWLEHGPVLVVCLTNHALDQILDGILKYTDSIVRVGNRSNNPKLEECTLKNKRNNSFIIGNSARRAQSNMYFAKQQFQYHLQRIERTCILIQNLTRENTVVLSHDLQKYCGDLVLLELDSRDIFKQLLGPSISEVEYFESRCNLVEPEPTGNSAYPWQTKLFHKLRCSLSDSDFVLPLKCIDELIHEIYAQMHLCRNEMSILPFDPTTELEYDIAELRKLRANLEQKLAQHPLLNTEENRRPQHPNWEKYWQWITISYEGAMSDLVKLKERSGYWLQELNKAKESFDLEILREHEVIGITTTTAARLHASLRALHAPIVLVEEAAEILEAHVVCTLTKSCQHLILVGDHKQLRPKAAVHELGTKYNLNISLFERMVNIQGDYTQLTSQHRMRPEIAGLICPSIYETLHNHESVCAYPSIKGVSKNLFFLHHEHEEVSSEYNDDSWTNPHEAKFLVALTRHLILQGYDVSEITIVCTYAGQLFVLIKERERYAILRDLRITTIDNYQGEENKIILLSLVRNNKEGNIGFLREENRVCVALSRAREGLYITGNMHNLTKNNHIWPKIKNVLESGNTIGDCLELQCQIHPAELISVQGSVDFQKSPEGGCLRKCDAKLSCGHTCLSVCHVVDREHIAEHKCHQPCLKACPKSHPCPLTCSQTCKDCLVVENRELKCGHTVPVPCWVDSDSFLCPVMVNGTLPDCNHTVLKPCHKSVNDYPCSHPCDVRVPCGHSCELNCHVNKDPDHLTYKCKKDCTRTNLNCSMNHACKKQCSQKCDLCDINMKKERSCGHYFECLCSQDVEAIVCNKPCKRDMDCGHKCHLKCGEVCGKCQVIVEKASTCGHKMKLKCCEEATSSKCSNECKLKLACGHPCKAKCKDPCTTVCKLMVHRSQRGLCGHNFSVPCYLQETGNPLELLKYCKEPCVTELACGHICKGNCGYCKQGRIHTPCGEICGNILVCGHKCEVPCRQECPPCKKVCEVKCRHNRCNKKCGEPCTPCKEKCGWGCPHSKCTKRCFEFCDREPCNEECPKLLKCGHSCVGFCGEPCPPLCRICNKEELMEEFFLGNEDEPNARFILLEDCGHCIESEGLMKWVSERSDPIQIKTCPRCKTFVSKCMRIMNQIKTDVADVQAIKKKIFGDQTWLLNQQQLFLKEIKRMQENRISQNFLDLNNFLRVLHTKVLPMTKKKRRQVLDVRATETTKITLNILQHIIEKLENIDPTITIYPWLNNQVVMLVQSLSIRGQISNQEINDIEKELQRLHYMVEICKMNLQIVFQHSDTVGHEIGFINLVEKLTSIHKFTEERELDIKNQIHILAPLLDMKKVILMDNERKMIVKAIGYKQGHWFKCPNGHIYTIGDCGGAMEESKCNECGAAIGGGSHRLRSDNSLATDMDGATRPAWPL, encoded by the exons ATGCGTAGATCAAACG ATGGTGACAACTGGCGAAATCGAAATGGATCCTCCGAACAAAAATCTAATGGTGATACAGAGGGTGGTTTTCAACGGCACTTTCACAGTAGATCGAAATATGGCACTAAACC ATCCCCTCAATATGAAGTATATAGTAGAAGTCCTAACCATGGGTACTCCAATAGAAGTGGTTATAACCTACAAGGAACCAATAGCTTCACACGTCCTag ATATCACCGATATAACTCGTCGTACACACCTAGTGGCAATACTTCTACTTGGGGTGGTAGAATTGAAACCACATGTAATGTGCAATACTTTAATTTTACGCAACTGGAACAACTGGATAAAATGACTAGTGACAAAGTCATAATTATGTTAATGAAACAAAGAACAGAATTTGAACAATTCTTGAACAGTACATTTACACCAGATGCTTTAGTAGTAACTCTGCGGGTCCTCAGAAATCTTTGCAGAGGTAATTTCACAGAAAATGTGACGGGGATACTAAGCCGTGCCTGTTCTGAAACGTTTTTAAAAAGCTTAGAATCGTATCTGATGTCATTGCCTTTCGAAATAGAGTCTGCTGCTAAGAAAAGTAACAAGATTTATTGGGAAGATAGAAATGGTTTCTGGAAgaatttaatcgaaatatTCCAAACAATGCTTGATCTTCTGCCTAGCAAAGCTAGAGACGAACTTCCAGGGATTCTAAACAAAATGAACATTATTATCACAAGCATTGAAAACAACCAAGATTatgtaattgataaaaatatcaagaCTGCTGCACTAGATATGTCTAATAAGTTGCAAAGCCAATTACAAACTTTCGAAATGAAAAGTGCGATCTGTGCTAAAGAGtctgaaaaattggaagaaaatccACCCGAAGACTTCAGGTCCTTGAGCATCATACCAACAATAAAGGATTTGTTTGATAGTCATCCTTTTATTAGGATTAATAAAGTCACAGAAGCTTACAATTCAGTAGAACATTATCTTGACGTGCACTTTCGTTTACTGCGTGAAGATTTTGTACGCCCTCTTCGAAATGGCATTGAAGAATACTTGAATGACTTCAaccaacgtcagaataaaaaccTTCGCATTTATAAGAGAGTCAGATTTGTAGTTCCCGAGCGCGATGATTATGGTGATGTTCATGATggggttgaaatattttttggaattaaGAGTCACGTCAATTGGAGGGATTCCAAAAGGCTTATGTTCGGTGGACTATTATGCCTTAGCAAAGATAATTTCAATACCATATTGTTCGCAACTATTTCCAATCGGGATGAGAGAAATCTTGCACAAGGAATACTTACAATCAAGCCATGCAATGGAACAGAGATTACTTCGGAAATTTACAACCATGATTTTGTTATGTTGGAACCAAAACTATATTTCGAGCCATACTTTCGAGTACTAAATGCTATGCTGCATATGGATGAGACGAATTTTCCAATGAGAAATTATCTGGTAGATGCTGATACTTCGACTTTCCGACCTCGTTACATTAACTTGGCTTATCTGAGGTTCGGAGAAATTATATTCAGATACAAAGGAATCGGATTACCTGTAGCATCAGACCAAACATGGCCATCAGCTCAGAAATTAAATCTAGATGAAATGCAATACAAAGCATTCAAAAGTGCACTCACGCAAGAATTCGCACTTATCCAAGGACCACCAGGAACAGGCAAGACTTTTCTTGCTTTGCAAATAATTCGCACAATGTTGGAGAATCGTGAATACTGGCTGGAACATGGGCCAGTCCTAGTTGTATGCTTAACAAACCATGCTCTGGATCAAATTCTTGATGGAATATTAAAGTACACAGACTCTATCGTCCGTGTTGGTAATAGATCAAATAATCCAAAATTAGAGGAATGCACACTCAAGAACAAACGTAACAACAGTTTCATAATCGGCAATTCAGCAAGGCGTGCGCAGTCAAATATGTATTTTGCAAAACAGcaatttcaatatcatttaCAGAGAATTGAACGAACCTGCATTTTGATTCAGAACTTAACACGAGAGAATACTGTTGTTTTATCACACGACCTGCAGAAATATTGTGGCGACTTAGTATTACTTGAACTTGACAGTCGGGACATCTTTAAACAGCTGCTCGGACCCAGCATCTCAGaggttgaatattttgaatcgaGGTGTAACCTAGTTGAGCCTGAACCTACTGGAAATTCGGCATATCCATGGCAAactaaattatttcacaagTTACGGTGTTCACTTTCTGACTCTGACTTTGTACTTCCTCTGAAATGTATAGACGAACTAATACATGAGATTTATGCACAAATGCATCTCTGCAGAAATGAGATGAGTATTCTGCCGTTCGATCCAACTACTGAATTGGAGTACGATATTGCTGAACTACGTAAACTACGAGCAAATTTAGAG caAAAACTGGCTCAACATCCATTACTGAATACAGAAGAAAATCGACGTCCTCAACATCCAAATTGGGAAAAATATTGGCAATGGATAACAATCAGTTATGAAGGCGCAATGTCCGATTTGGTTAAGCTTAAAGAACGGTCCGGATACTGGCTTCAGGAATTGAACAAAGCTAAGGAGTCTTTTGATTTAGAAATACTACGGGAACATGAAGTCATTGGAATTACTACAACAACCGCGGCAAGACTACACGCTTCCCTACGTGCTCTTCATGCACCGATAG TACTGGTAGAAGAAGCAGCTGAAATTCTTGAAGCTCACGTTGTTTGCACTCTAACTAAAAGTTGCCAACACCTCATCCTGGTTGGGGATCATAAGCAACTGCGACCAAAAGCAGCTGTTCACGAATTGGGAACTAAATATAATTTGAACATATCTCTGTTCGAAAGAATGGTCAATATACAGGGAGACTATACGCAATTGACGAGTCAACATCGAATGCGACCGGAAATTGCTGGATTGATATGCCCATCTATATATGAGACACTTCACAATCATGAGTCCGTTTGCGCATACCCTTCCATCAAAGGAGtgagcaaaaatttatttttcttacatcaCGAGCACGAAGAAGTTAGCTCTGAGTATAATGACGACAGTTGGACAAATCCACATGAAGCCAAATTTCTAGTCGCACTTACCAGACATCTGATATTACAAGGATATGATGTATCAGAAATTACAATAGTCTGTACCTATGCTGGTCAATTATTCGTATTGATAAAG GAGAGAGAGCGTTATGCAATCCTCAGAGATTTACGCATAACAACGATTGATAACTATCAgggtgaagaaaataaaataatcctGTTATCATTAGTACGAAACAATAAAGAAGGAAATATCGGTTTTCTCAGAGAGGAAAACAGAGTTTGCGTAGCACTGTCGCGTGCTCGAGAGGGTCTTTACATTACGGGAAATATGCATAATCTCACAAAAAATAACCATATCTGGCCTAAGATCAAAAATGTTTTAGAAAGTGGCAATACGATTGGTGATTGTCTCGAATTACAATGTCAAATTCACCCTGCTGAATTAATAAGC GTACAAGGGTCAgtggattttcaaaaatccccGGAAGGAGGTTGCTTGAGAAAATGTGATGCAAAGTTGTCTTGCGGACATACCTGTTTGAGCGTATGTCATGTTGTTGACCGTGAGCATATTGCAGAGCATAAGTGCCACCAGCCTTGTCTTAAAGCTTGCCCAAAAAGTCATCCTTGTCCGCTTACATGTTCTCAAACTTGTAAAGACTGCCTTGTAGTCGAAAATCGAGAACTGAAATGCGGCCACACTGTGCCTGTTCCATGTTGGGTAGATTCAGACTCATTTTTATGTCCTGTCATG gtcAATGGGACTTTACCTGACTGTAATCACACGGTTTTAAAACCGTGTCATAAATCTGTCAACGATTACCCATGCTCGCATCCATGTGATGTGCGAGTTCCATGTGGCCACTCTTGCGAATTGAACTGCCATGTAAATAAAGACCCTGATCACCTGACG taCAAGTGTAAGAAGGACTGTACAAGAACTAATCTCAACTGTAGTATGAATCATGCATGCAAAAAGCAATGTAGTCAAAAGTGCGACTTGTGCGATATCAATATGAAGAAAGAACGCTCTTGTGGACATTACTTTGAATGCTTATGCAGTCAAGATGTCGAAGCAATTGTGTGCAATAAACCATGCAAGCGTGACATGGATTGTGGCCACAAGTGTCATCTGAAATGCGGTGAAGTTTGTGGAAAATGTCAAGTAATA gTCGAAAAAGCAAGCACATGTGGACAtaagatgaaattaaaatgcTGCGAAGAGGCAACATCTTCAAAATGTAGCAATGAGTGCAAGCTTAAACTAGCCTGTGGACATCCTTGCAAAGCTAAGTGTAAAGATCCATGCACTACTGTGTGTAAGCTCATGGTGCACAGAAGTCAACGCGGATTGTGCGGTCACAATTTTTCAGTGCCTTGTTATTTGCAAGAAACAG GAAATCCGTTGGAATTATTAAAATACTGTAAAGAACCATGTGTGACAGAACTGGCTTGTGGACATATCTGCAAAGGTAATTGCGGATACTGTAAACAAGGACGCATACATACACCTTGCGGCGAAATCTGTGGCAACATTCTCGTTTGTGGGCATAA ATGCGAGGTTCCTTGCAGACAAGAGTGTCCACCTTGTAAGAAAGTTTGCGAAGTCAAGTGCCGCCACAATagatgcaataaaaaatgtggagaaCCGTGCACACCATGCAAG GAAAAATGCGGTTGGGGATGTCCTCACTCCAAATGTACCAAACGGTGCTTCGAATTCTGTGATAGAGAGCCGTGCAATGAAGAGTGCCCAAAGCTATTAAAATGTGGCCATTCCTGTGTTGGTTTTTGCGGAGAGCCATGCCCACCATTATGCCGGATTTGTAATAAAGAAGAACTTATGGAGGAATTTTTCCTTGGCAATGAGGATGAACCGAATGCAAG ATTCATATTATTGGAAGATTGTGGGCATTGCATAGAAAGTGAAGGGCTTATGAAATGGGTATCAGAACGCAGTGAcccaattcaaataaaaacctGCCCACGCTGCAAAACGTTTGTCAGTAAATGTATGCGAATAATGAATCAAATTAAAACGGACGTGGCAGATGTACAAgcaatcaagaaaaaaatatttggcgACCAAACATGGTTGCTGAACCAACAACAGCTTTTTCTCAAAGAAATCAAACGCATGcaagaaaatcgaatttcacaGA ATTTCCTGgatctgaataattttttgagagtTTTGCACACCAAAGTGCTTcctatgacaaaaaaaaagcggCGGCAGGTTTTGGATGTGCGAGCAACGGAAACTACCAAGATCACACTGAACATTTTACAgcatataattgaaaaactggAGAATATAGATCCCACAATTACGATCTATCCATGGTTAAATAATCAGGTTGTGATGTTAGTACAATCACTTTCAATTAGGGGACAGATTTCCAATCAGGAAATCAACGACATCGAAAAAGAACTTCAGAGATTACATTACATG GTTGAAATTTGTAAGATGAATCTTCAGATCGTCTTCCAGCATAGTGACACTGTGGGACATGAAATCGGATTTATAAATTTAGTGGAGAAACTTACAAGTATTCATAAATTTACTGAAGAAAGAGAATTGGATATTAAAAATCAGATACATATACTCGCACCATTATTAGATATGAAAAAGGTCATCCTGATGGATAACGAGCGTAAGATGATTGTTAAAGCAATAGGCTACAAACAAGGTCATTGGTTCAAGTGTCCGAATGGACACATTTACACCATTGGAGATTGCGGAGGTGCGATGGAAGAAAGCAAATGTAACGAGTGTGGAGCTGCCATTGGCGGTGGATCACATCGTTTAAGAAGCGATAACTCATTGGCTACTGATATGGATGGAGCTACACGTCCTGCTTGGCCTCTGTGA